The proteins below come from a single Desulfitobacterium metallireducens DSM 15288 genomic window:
- the hypB gene encoding hydrogenase nickel incorporation protein HypB has protein sequence MDTFRVIEVKQSVLADNDREAEGLRNELKKNKTFLLNLMSSPGSGKTSTLVRTIGMLGNEFRIGVMEADIDSDVDARTISMTGAKTVQLHTGGMCHLDAGMTRQGLDHLGTGDLDIAILENVGNLVCPAEFDTGAVKNVMILSVPEGHDKPLKYPLIFTVCDALLINKIDVMPYFDFDLEKVKEYVHLRNPNLKIFPVSAKTGEGMEAWCDWLRQQANDWLK, from the coding sequence ATGGACACTTTTCGCGTAATAGAAGTAAAACAGAGCGTCTTGGCTGACAACGACAGGGAAGCGGAAGGCCTGAGGAATGAACTGAAGAAGAATAAAACCTTCCTTCTGAACCTGATGTCTTCGCCTGGCTCCGGGAAGACGAGCACCCTGGTCAGAACGATCGGTATGCTGGGGAACGAGTTCCGGATTGGAGTCATGGAAGCGGATATCGACTCCGATGTGGATGCGCGGACTATTTCCATGACCGGTGCCAAGACGGTCCAACTCCACACCGGAGGCATGTGCCACCTGGATGCGGGCATGACTAGGCAAGGTCTTGATCATCTGGGAACCGGAGATTTGGATATAGCAATTCTTGAGAACGTTGGAAATTTGGTCTGTCCGGCGGAATTTGATACGGGTGCCGTTAAGAACGTGATGATCTTATCTGTGCCGGAAGGGCACGATAAGCCGCTGAAATATCCGCTGATCTTTACAGTCTGCGATGCTCTACTGATCAACAAGATCGATGTGATGCCTTATTTTGATTTTGATCTGGAAAAGGTGAAGGAATATGTGCATCTGCGCAATCCGAATCTGAAAATCTTCCCTGTTTCCGCCAAAACAGGAGAGGGCATGGAGGCGTGGTGCGATTGGCTGCGCCAGCAAGCCAATGATTGGCTGAAATAG
- a CDS encoding HoxN/HupN/NixA family nickel/cobalt transporter, with translation MKNLRPTIFINRPKWLRYSILILGIHLLGLALLFPVVGVYPQFLGIAFLAYTLGLRHAFDVDHITAIDNTVRKMMQQKQEPTGVGFFFSLGHSSVVFIMALITSFSMTWAKENIPQLQAIGGLIGTVVSGGFLLLIGLFNLYIWFDIYRLFKKMHRGKFDEGNLEKLLLNRGFISHLFRPFYQFISKSWHVYPLGFLFGLGFDTASEVALLAISANAASTSMPSTAILSLPVLFAAGMSMMDTADGVFMITAYDWAFSTPLRKVYYNLSVTGVSVVAALFIGLIELAQIVTPKLGLNGSIWEWIQKLDLSGIGYLLAGLFVFGWGVSFLLWKVLRLEHA, from the coding sequence ATGAAAAATTTACGTCCAACGATTTTCATTAATCGTCCAAAATGGCTTCGTTACAGTATTTTGATACTTGGGATACACTTACTAGGACTCGCGCTTTTATTCCCAGTAGTTGGCGTATATCCTCAATTTTTAGGGATTGCCTTTCTAGCATATACTCTAGGCTTAAGGCATGCCTTTGATGTTGACCATATAACAGCAATTGATAATACGGTACGAAAAATGATGCAGCAGAAACAGGAACCGACTGGGGTAGGATTTTTCTTTTCACTGGGGCACTCCTCAGTAGTTTTTATAATGGCTCTAATTACATCTTTTTCTATGACCTGGGCAAAAGAAAATATACCACAATTACAAGCTATTGGTGGTTTAATAGGAACGGTTGTCTCTGGAGGGTTTCTACTTTTAATAGGGTTATTTAACCTGTACATTTGGTTCGATATTTATCGGTTATTTAAAAAAATGCATAGAGGGAAGTTTGATGAAGGAAACTTAGAAAAACTTCTTTTAAACCGTGGCTTTATTTCACACCTTTTCAGACCATTTTATCAATTTATTAGTAAAAGTTGGCATGTTTACCCGCTTGGATTTCTCTTTGGTTTAGGGTTTGATACAGCGTCGGAAGTGGCTTTACTTGCAATCTCTGCAAATGCTGCAAGTACATCAATGCCTTCTACAGCAATTTTATCCTTACCAGTTTTGTTTGCCGCCGGTATGAGCATGATGGACACAGCTGATGGGGTTTTTATGATCACTGCCTATGATTGGGCTTTCTCTACACCCCTAAGAAAGGTCTATTATAATTTATCGGTTACTGGAGTATCCGTGGTAGCGGCATTATTTATAGGGTTAATAGAATTAGCCCAGATTGTGACCCCGAAACTCGGACTCAACGGTAGCATTTGGGAATGGATTCAAAAACTTGACCTCAGTGGTATTGGTTACTTGTTGGCTGGACTATTTGTATTTGGGTGGGGAGTCTCTTTTTTATTATGGAAGGTATTAAGGTTGGAACATGCGTAA
- a CDS encoding winged helix-turn-helix transcriptional regulator: MQKNNSFSDCPLEYAISILGGKWKLQIIWTIYTAKSIRFNQLKQELDGITDMMLTKILKEFVTQNIIIRHQYNEIPPHVEYSLSENGLKLVEALSEVRKWSREVQ; this comes from the coding sequence ATGCAGAAAAACAACTCTTTTTCTGATTGTCCTCTTGAATATGCTATAAGCATACTTGGTGGGAAATGGAAACTACAAATTATCTGGACAATTTATACAGCAAAGTCCATACGTTTCAACCAATTAAAGCAGGAACTTGACGGTATCACTGATATGATGCTAACTAAAATCTTAAAAGAATTTGTTACCCAAAACATTATCATTCGTCACCAATATAATGAGATTCCACCACATGTTGAATACTCTTTATCCGAAAATGGCTTAAAGTTAGTAGAAGCCTTGAGTGAAGTCCGAAAATGGTCTCGCGAAGTTCAATAA
- a CDS encoding DsbA family oxidoreductase, whose amino-acid sequence MKIEIWSDYACPYCYIGKRNLEMAMKGITDKEFIEVVMKSFELDATASSQVTGTTPERIARKYGYTSKQTMQMIESVTEAAKNVGLVFRYDTTRYTNMMNAHRLTKYAEGRGKGHEISEKLFHAYFNENKELSDPQVLIGIASKVGISEFEVREVIESDQYALEVRQDEKDAAHLEIHSVPYFLVNRKYAFSGAQPSGYIKETLLNILDEEKEQLEVLNSGMTCGPDGCKI is encoded by the coding sequence ATGAAGATAGAGATTTGGTCAGATTATGCATGTCCTTATTGTTATATAGGTAAAAGAAATCTAGAGATGGCTATGAAGGGAATCACAGACAAAGAGTTTATTGAAGTTGTAATGAAAAGTTTCGAGTTAGATGCGACAGCCAGTTCACAGGTGACAGGTACAACTCCGGAGCGTATCGCTCGGAAGTATGGATATACTAGTAAACAAACAATGCAGATGATAGAAAGTGTTACCGAAGCGGCCAAAAATGTTGGGTTGGTTTTCCGTTACGATACAACCCGATACACAAATATGATGAATGCACACAGGCTGACAAAATATGCAGAAGGACGTGGAAAAGGCCATGAAATTAGTGAAAAGCTGTTTCATGCATATTTTAATGAAAATAAAGAATTAAGTGATCCACAGGTATTAATAGGAATTGCATCAAAAGTTGGCATTTCTGAATTCGAAGTAAGAGAAGTAATTGAATCAGACCAATATGCATTAGAAGTACGCCAAGATGAGAAGGATGCTGCGCATTTGGAAATACATTCGGTTCCTTATTTTTTGGTTAATCGGAAATATGCATTTTCAGGAGCACAGCCTTCTGGTTATATCAAAGAAACTTTATTAAACATACTGGATGAGGAAAA